Below is a genomic region from Vibrio mimicus.
CCGATGATGAACATCATCAGAATGAGTGGTTACAGAATCAAATTTTAAAACTAGACGTAGAGTATCGAGAGCCCCTTTTTTTACAGGTTGTGGGTGGATTCAGCGGTGAAGAGATCGCCGACATTCTTTCACTCAACAAAAACACGGTAATGACACGTTTGTTTAGAGCACGCAACCAACTGAAAGAGATGATGGATGGTTCAGCACACTACCCGGAGCAGCACAATGGATGAACTAGAATTTCGCCGCAAAGTCATGTCTGATCCTAAACAGCGTGACAGTGAGTTACTTGCGATGATCGCTTCAAGCGAAGCTAACGCCAAGTTCGCTGATGATGTGTTGCAACTCGACAAACATCTCGCTCAAGCATTCAAGGTTGATGTTCCTGATGACTTGGCAGACAAGATTTTATTCAGGCAAAGCGCGTTAGTTGAAGATGAAAAAGTAATCCGCCCGCAGTTTGTACGTAAAGCGATGGCAATCGCTGCATCGGTTGCATTTACCGCAGGGCTTCTCGTTGGACAAGTCCAATGGGGCAATATTCTGATCTCTCCTGCGCAAGCTAGCTTGCCAGAAATGGCCGTACAGCATGTGATCCACGAGGAAGGCTTCGTTAATCAAGCTGATGAACAAGCAGATATGCATCAGATTAACGCCAAAATGCAGCCTTTCTCCTTCAAAATAGAGGGAAGTTTCCCTTATCACGTTTATTACCTAAACCATTGTGGTTTTGGAAAAGAAAATGCCGTGCATATGGTTTTTCAAGGAGACAAAGGTAAAGTCACCCTCTTTTTTACCCCAATTGCCAGCAAAAAAGCCTTAGAGTTTAAGCAAGATGGCATGTCAGGCGTTGTAGAACCGATGGGCAAGGCCAGTCTAATTCTCGTTGGAGAACAAGGTGAAGATGTTTTGGCGATCGCTAATAAATTAATGCCTATGATTAAGTCATCTATTTAAATTCCACATACTAAACCCACTATCTACTCAGTATGTCCAATACCTAAAATAGAGCGAAAACTCTAACTTTTGGAGTTTTCGCCTAAATTCCTGCCAAATAGCCATCATTTCAGTAACTTTCTAGTGAAATTAGACAATGGTCGGATTTCTATCTCCTATACTAGCGACTAGGATCAGCCACCACTGAGCAATTGCTCAAAAAAAAGAGCAACAGCTCATAGAACAACGCCCATAAGAGGCGAAACCAAAAAGGAAAAAGTCTAATGAACAACATGCGTCTGTTTAAAAAATCGTTACTTGCAGTGACAGTAACGCTTGCGACACAACAAGCTTTTGCTGCAGGCTTCCAGCTCAACGCACAATCAGCGACTGGTCTTGGTCGCGCCTTTGCGGGTGATGCTGTTATCGCCGATAACGCTGCAGTTATGGCCCGTAACCCTGCAGCTATGGCACTATTTGATGAGATGGCTCTATCTCTTGGTTTTGAAACCATCACAACCATGATTGATGTGAAAGATGCCAAATACAATGGTGTGGGTATTGCTGATACTGATGATGTTGGCGGCACTTCAGTTGCTCCAAATATCCATCTGATTGTTCCTGTCAATGAGAAATTTGCTTGGGGGGTTAACGCTTATTCAAACTTTGGTACAAAAACAGAGTTTGCAGATAGCTACCCTGCTTCTGAATACGGCGGTCTAACTGATGTTAAAAGCTTTAACTTAGGCCTTTCAGGTTCATATCGCGTAAATGAACAGCTCAGTCTAGGTGCTGGTTTAGACCTCATTTATGGCCAAGGCACAATGAAACGTTTTGCCAGCGCACAATTAGCTGCTGGTTTGTCTCAGAAACTAAATATGCCAATTCCTGCTGGCACCGCGTTACTTAATGTAGATAAAGCTGATGGTTGGGCAGTAGGCTTCAATGTGGGTTCTGTATATGAGCTAGATGAAAATAACCGCTTTGGTTTGTCATACCGCTACAGCCCTGAATTTAAAGCTACGGATGATTACGGCCAAGATATCACTCTTCCTCTACCAGATATTGCTGAATTCTCAGGTTTCCACAAAATCGAAAATACCCAGTTTGCCGTACACTATAGCGTTCAATGGATCGGCTGGAGCGCTTT
It encodes:
- a CDS encoding DUF3379 domain-containing protein yields the protein MDELEFRRKVMSDPKQRDSELLAMIASSEANAKFADDVLQLDKHLAQAFKVDVPDDLADKILFRQSALVEDEKVIRPQFVRKAMAIAASVAFTAGLLVGQVQWGNILISPAQASLPEMAVQHVIHEEGFVNQADEQADMHQINAKMQPFSFKIEGSFPYHVYYLNHCGFGKENAVHMVFQGDKGKVTLFFTPIASKKALEFKQDGMSGVVEPMGKASLILVGEQGEDVLAIANKLMPMIKSSI
- a CDS encoding outer membrane protein transport protein, whose translation is MNNMRLFKKSLLAVTVTLATQQAFAAGFQLNAQSATGLGRAFAGDAVIADNAAVMARNPAAMALFDEMALSLGFETITTMIDVKDAKYNGVGIADTDDVGGTSVAPNIHLIVPVNEKFAWGVNAYSNFGTKTEFADSYPASEYGGLTDVKSFNLGLSGSYRVNEQLSLGAGLDLIYGQGTMKRFASAQLAAGLSQKLNMPIPAGTALLNVDKADGWAVGFNVGSVYELDENNRFGLSYRYSPEFKATDDYGQDITLPLPDIAEFSGFHKIENTQFAVHYSVQWIGWSAFDKIDFENLSASRSTIASVLASSTGGVFGKKYEWQDGWHYAIGGTYYLNSDWTLRAGYMYDTSAQDSLTSVSVPDSDRQWLSAGFTYNIDDKANIDFGFTYLMGKDVSVKEDSAGTVLTATTHADAVLLGLQYSRTF